A genomic window from Solanum stenotomum isolate F172 chromosome 10, ASM1918654v1, whole genome shotgun sequence includes:
- the LOC125878280 gene encoding importin subunit alpha-2-like, with protein sequence MSLRPNARTEVRRNRYKVAVDAEEGRRRREDNMVEIRKNKREENLQKKRREGLQANQQFAVPVQVTVEKKLENLPAMVAGVWTEDGNLQLEATTQFRKLLSIERSPPIEEVIQAGVVPRFVQFLMRDDFPQLQFEAAWALTNIASGTSEHTKVVIESGAVPIFVKLLSSPSDDVREQAVWALGNVAGDSPKCRDLVLNCGALLPLLSQLNPNAKLSMLRNATWTLSNFCRGKPQPAFDQTKPALPALQQLIHSTDEEVLTDACWALSYLSDGTNDKIQAVIDSGVCPRLVELLLHPSPSVLIPALRTVGNIVTGDDMQTQCIIGHQALPCLLNLLNGSHKKSIKKEACWTISNITAGNREQIQCVVDAGIIGPLVNLLQNAEFEIKKEAAWAISNATSGGSHEQIKYLVSQGCIKPLCDLLICPDPRIVTVCLEGLENILKVGEAEKNLGRTSDINLYAQLIDDAEGLEKIENLQSHDNQEIYEKAVKILETYWLEEDDETMPPGDAPQQGFQFGGGEVSVPSGGFSFN encoded by the exons ATGTCGTTGAGGCCGAACGCCAGAACCGAGGTTCGCCGGAACCGTTACAAAGTTGCCGTCGATGCCGAGGAAGGTCGCCGGAGAAGAGAGGATAATATGGTTGAGATTCGTAAGAATAAGAGAGAGGAGAACTTGCAGAAGAAGCGACGTGAAGGCCTTCAAGCTAATCAGCAATTTGCTGTTCCTGTTCAGGTCACCGTTGAAAAGAAG CTGGAGAATTTACCAGCAATGGTTGCCGGTGTTTGGACTGAAGATGGCAATCTTCAGCTTGAAGCTACTACTCAGTTTCGAAAGCTGCTATCCATAG AAAGGAGTCCCCCAATTGAGGAGGTAATTCAAGCAGGTGTTGTTCCTCGGTTTGTTCAATTTCTTATGAGGGATGACTTTCCACAACTTCAG TTTGAGGCAGCATGGGCTCTCACAAATATTGCTTCGGGGACATCTGAGCATACCAAGGTGGTGATTGAATCTGGTGCAGTCCCAATTTTTGTGAAACTTCTTAGTTCTCCAAGTGATGATGTGCGAGAGCAG GCTGTGTGGGCTCTTGGAAATGTTGCTGGTGATTCCCCAAAATGCCGTGATCTTGTCCTTAACTGTGGAGCTTTGCTTCCCTTGCTGTCTCAGCTGAATCCAAATGCCAAGCTCTCTATGTTGAGAAATGCAACTTGGACACTTTCAAATTTCTGCAGAGGCAAACCACAGCCTGCTTTTGATCAG ACGAAGCCTGCACTTCCTGCTCTTCAACAACTAATTCATTCAACCGATGAAGAAGTTTTGACTGATGCTTGCTGGGCACTTTCATATCTCTCTGATGGTACAAATGATAAAATTCAAGCTGTTATTGATTCTGGAGTATGCCCACGATTAGTCGAGTTATTACT TCACCCATCTCCATCGGTTTTGATTCCCGCTCTTCGGACTGTTGGGAATATTGTGACAGGAGATGATATGCAAACTCAG tGTATCATCGGCCATCAGGCTTTGCCCTGTCTTTTGAACTTGTTGAATGGTAGTCACAAGAAGAGTATTAAGAAGGAAGCTTGCTGGACAATTTCTAACATCACGGCTGGCAACCGGGAGCAAATTCAG TGTGTGGTTGACGCTGGTATTATAGGTCCCCTTGTTAATTTGCTACAAAATGCGgagtttgaaataaaaaaggagGCTGCATGGGCAATTTCAAATGCCACATCTGGTGGTTCGCATGAGCAGATCAA GTACCTTGTTAGTCAAGGTTGTATCAAACCATTGTGTGATCTCCTCATTTGTCCTGACCCAAGGATTGTCACAGTTTGTCTTGAAGggcttgaaaatattttgaaggtTGGGGAAGCTGAGAAGAATTTGGGCCGGACATCAGATATAAATCTTTATGCTCAGCTGATTGATGATGCTGAAGGTTTAGAAAAAATTGAGAATCTTCAAAGCCATGACAATCAAGAGATTTATGAAAAGGCAGTTAAGATTCTTGAGACGTACTGGTtggaagaagatgatgagacgATGCCACCTGGTGATGCACCCCAACAAGGTTTTCAGTTTGGAGGTGGCGAGGTCTCTGTGCCCTCTGGGGGATTCAGCTTCAACTAA